One genomic window of Plasmodium coatneyi strain Hackeri chromosome 12, complete sequence includes the following:
- a CDS encoding Phosphodiesterase: protein MENPDKSEEEGKNITQRDKYKSEKDNTDTFTNDISTDGKKSDSPNVSKNKVIISKKSFFTNVLTSTRGGKNEVDAELVDRVRKKKNVLKDMDTKDNLCKGKIRKKNSNVKNVDHLHNSNNLDWPDTPDDVELNESSIKKATDRHGNSLSEVDVISEANNSINAFTDNDTENNNQNDLINENSSINWSTSNLNTDRNSDFSNVEVKILSGKEEDDTKMVEDNFGNKSYKKKKSGTNECGKLLSNMQDKKLKEINISDNMGKEKKGNFFSNAVRSASLLKCVVDDNLANVKLEKNQDNKTFMMYGIKRESTYDNSGKRISILKNYASVNGNTNTTAQSNAFFYASSKSCGHIKLSSGNIKMKNGKNNLSDNKNMWSAFENFFCEIWKRNMTIKKEFCNSNSKNGLGPFKSNFTDNYLNQSNDNELMTQIPLKFKDETIETLYVLNLNNWISSRMIIIGMIMLILCFFIWLLFSWSFKSSAWEKDSYIVMLFHLLMILNTIILLLFIIVGLTELSKYAEVISYVLFGIMVGMWGLWNIATSLTLNDNITSKVIPCLSSAVETIYALTYIYGLLPLVIMDVFFPSRTKYNWFMHLLFIVLNSTSIILVGARNPELVPSVFVVFRVIAYTTLCLFLYIGCYTSELQIRYVFYNLLITGYKLDKVESAMNKNSKNNKKFSTAMEDLVLMIKECTKVILELENETEINFNVHSKTSYCTNILEQCLSTLTKTDNLYNVDYDLFDKLENKKFIEAYVSKSKSNFLGDQDEGADFKLNKSFSTNDFICIDKVDIDKKEIKKFLKEIDIPRVTNMIQLIDNKSLSEWDFNCLNYFENSKYPFFDINLSLMFTIEHDIPMNCIINFLSFVEKQYNNVPYHNTIHATMVTQKFFCLSKKLGIYDHMEYKIRLVMFISGICHDVGHPGYNNLFFVNSLHPLSIIYNDISVLENYHASITFKILQLNQCNLLKSFSEKDFRLIRSYIIELILSTDMKYHFELISKFRIRRENEDFDYVKNNDDLLVLIKMIIKSADISHGSVKWNEHYKWCQRVLCEFYSQGDEELKNKMPLSPLCDRTKHNEVCQSQITFLKFVVMPLFEELTYIDDIKFVKNFCLKRLHSNCLMWEKLMKEEKAIKVYDPTSVKRNEKNKKKIDKRKKSYIDLTLFFIKNISE from the exons ATGGAAAATCCAGACAAGTCTGAAGAAGAGGGTAAAAATATCACGCAGCGTGATAAATATAAGAGTGAGAAGGATAACACAGATACATTTACAAATGACATTTCCACGGATGGAAAGAAGAGTGACTCCCCCAACGTGAGTAAGAACAAAGTAATAATTAGTAAGAAGAgcttttttacaaatgtgCTTACGTCTACGAGGGGTGGAAAGAACGAAGTGGACGCAGAACTTGTCGACAGagttaggaaaaaaaagaacgtatTGAAAGACATGGACACGAAGGACAACCTTTGTAAGGgcaaaataaggaagaaaaacagcaacgtgaaaaatgtggaccACTTGCACAATTCGAACAATTTGGACTGGCCGGACACCCCTGATGACGTCGAGTTGAACGAATCTTCCATAAAGAAGGCCACGGATAGACATGGCAACAGCCTAAGCGAAGTGGATGTCATATCAGAAGCGAACAACTCGATAAATGCGTTCACGGACAACGATACAGAAAATAACAACCAAAATGACCTGATCAATGAAAATAGCTCAATCAATTGGTCCACCAGCAATTTAAACACAGATAGGAACTCGGACTTCTCAAATGTGGAAGTGAAGATCCTAAgtgggaaagaagaagatgacaCGAAAATGGTAGAAGACAATTTTGGCAACAAgtcttataaaaaaaaaaaaagtggaactAATGAATGTGGAAAATTATTGAGCAACATGCAggacaaaaaattgaaagaaataaatataagcGACAATAtggggaaagagaaaaagggtAACTTCTTCTCCAACGCGGTGAGATCTGCAAGTCTACTAAAATGTGTTGTAGATGACAATTTAGCTAAcgtaaaattggaaaaaaatcaagACAATAAAACATTCATGATGTATGGAATTAAGAGAGAAAGTACCTATGACAACAGTGGGAAAAGGATTAGTATACTTAAGAACTATGCTAGTGTGAATGGAAACACGAATACGACTGCTCAGTCGAATGCTTTTTTCTACGCATCGAGTAAATCCTGTGGACATATTAAACTATCTAgtggaaatataaaaatgaaaaatggcaaaaataatttaagtgataataaaaatatgtggagcgcttttgaaaatttcttctgtgaaatatggaaaagaaacatgaccataaaaaaggagttttGCAATTCGAATAGTAAAAATGGATTGGGTCCTTTTAAAAGTAACTTCACCGATAATTACCTAAATCAGTCTAATGATAATGAGTTGATGACACAGATAcctttaaaatttaaagacGAAACGATTGAAACATTATATGTGCTAAATTTAAATAACTGGATTTCTTCACGGATGATCATAATTGGAATGATCATGTTaattttgtgctttttcaTATGGCTCCTTTTTTCATGGTCCTTCAAATCAAGTGCTTGGGAAAAAGACAGTTATATTGTTATGCTATTTCATTTGCTGATGATTTTAAATACCATCATTTTGCTactttttataattgttggCTTAACCGAATTGAGTAAATACGCAGAGGTCATATCTTACGTCCTTTTTGGCATTATGGTGGGAATGTGGGGTTTATGGAACATAGCAACCAGTCTAACTTTAAATGATAACATTACTTCGAAAGTGATACCATGCTTATCTTCTGCCGTTGAAACGATATATGCCTTGACCTACATTTATGGTCTCCTTCCGCTTGTCATTATGGATGTATTCTTCCCCTCCAG GACGAAATACAACTGGTTCATGCACCTGCTATTTATCGTTCTAAATTCCACTAGCATAATATTGGTTGGAGCGAGGAACCCTGAATTGGTGCCTTCCGTCTTTGT GGTCTTCCGCGTTATCGCGTATACGACACTGTGCTTGTTTCTGTATATAGGATGCTACACGTCGGAGCTGCAAATACGTTACGTGTTCTACAACTTATTG ATAACCGGCTACAAACTGGACAAGGTAGAATCGGCCATGAACAAGAACAgcaagaataataaaaaattttcaaccgCTATGGAGGATTTGGTTCTGATGATAAAGGAG tGCACGAAAGTTATCCTAGAGTTGGAGAATGAAACGGAAATAAATTTCAATGTGCATAGCAAGACCTCTTACTGCACAAATATCCTGGAGCAATGCTTGTCTACACTGACCAAAACGGATAACTTGTACAACGTGGATTACGACCTTTTCGATAAGCTCGAG AACAAAAAGTTCATAGAGGCATACGTGAGCAAAAGCAAGAGCAATTTCCTCGGGGACCAGGATGAAGGGGCTGACTTCAAACTGAACAAGTCCTTTTCCACCAACGATTTCATATGCATCGATAAAGTAGATATAgacaagaaggaaataaaaaagtttctAAAAGAAATAGACATTCCTCGTGTCACCAATATGATTCAACTGATTGATAACAAATCGCTTTCCGAGTGGGACTTCAACTGTTTGAATTATTTTGAGAATTCCAAGTACCCCTTTTTCGACATCAATCTATCGTTGATGTTTACCATCGAGCATGACATTCCGATGAATTGCATCATAAACTTTTTGTCCTTCGTGGAAAAGCAGTACAACAACGTTCCTTACCACAACACCATTCACGCGACCATG GTGACGCAgaaatttttctgtttaagCAAAAAGTTGGGAATTTACGACCACATGGAGTACAAGATAAGGCTGGTGATGTTCATCTCCGGTATCTGCCATGACGTGGGTCATCCTGGCTACAACAATTTATTCTTCGTGAATAGTCTCCACCCGTTGAGCATTATTTATAATGACATTAGTGTGTTGGAAAATTACCACGCGTCTATAACGTTTAAGATTCTGCAGCTAAACCAGTGCAACCTTTTAAAATCCTTCTCGGAAAAG GACTTTCGACTGATACGGTCCTACATCATCGAGCTCATTTTGAGCACCGACATGAAATATCACTTTGAACTAATTTCCAAATTTCGCATAAGACGAGAAAATGAGGATTTCGATTACGTAAAGAACAACGACGATTTGTTGGTGCTAATAAAAATGATTATAAAAAGCGCAGACATATCACATGGATCTGTCAAATGGAACGAACATTACAAGTGGTGCCAACGAGTGTTGTGTGAATTCTACTCCCAGGGTgatgaagaattaaaaaataaaatgcccCTATCCCCGTTATGTGACAGAACAAAGCACAATGAAGTTTGCCAATCTCAAATTACGTTTCTCAAGTTTGTCGTCATGCCTCTGTTCGAGGAACTCACCTACATAGATGACATCAAATTTGTGAA GAATTTCTGCCTAAAGAGACTACACAGCAACTGTCTCATGTGGGAAAAActtatgaaggaagaaaaagccaTCAAGGTTTATGACCCAACGTCTGTGaagaggaacgaaaaaaacaaaaaaaaaattgacaaaaggaagaagagttACATCGATTTaacgttattttttataaaaaatatttccgaATGA
- a CDS encoding Phosphodiesterase: MIDDSKEKYKKNETIKETFSLFSFPSSEKEKVINFWPLKFKNKEEELTYIVELCDNIQKKKFVSLISHLSSLLLMYSICLVVGKINDLFSILKWTFAFLHIFATVNVVLSLMLHQTHYVERFKTIRTKLFISYTISVLILWCSWLFILFNDVKDHLPTVVNVNNFLYATYTHNKINIVLCFYAYLPVLYLITIIPCRICYSCVFDVLFFTMKVAIYSVYYIITMKNYVLTDNIFMIASSLVGSIFIFVIRYIIEIQRRLAFNNSNKQTKQIIKLKINLREEKDRSSVTNIEEIYDIIKDSIGNYYDSNAPSKEKDYAIVNNLKKILNILKEDNLFSPDLRTINKKNYNHIYGYMMDIKKNKQRSGCRGEPKEQDNEQHTEDGINEGAEESETESLVESMSDMGKEQEPDLLSKKSSKKEEIKPDQGDFDISVRSGDVTARICNTKFLNRDTPNDNIFTQLGMNLLTKCYTDKHNVPNETLRSLLCEMKEGYNNVPYHNCIHAAMVAEHCNMLVNNLDTANILRDNEMAAFLLAALGHDIGHFGRTNLFLKNSSNFLSVIYNDKSILENYHCSYLFHILFKEQNNIFKNESAKTVLNLRQEIIQVILATDMSKHIKILAQFRIKSIKIRSYIEKNIILCLKMIIKAADLSHNCVDWSEHYLWVRRLVNEFYYEGDEQLQKGYQINPLFDRNSHDNFIKIQRTFLKELVFPLITSLKSLDRTSITQFMMDKVKRNYSKWKKIEKNPSKRKKYLNELISNIPDSWKKLYHPNLDIYQLQKCT; this comes from the exons atgatagATGATAGTAaagaaaagtataaaaaaaatgaaacaattAAAGAgaccttttctcttttttcgtttcccagtagtgaaaaagaaaaggtcaTTAATTTTTGGCCCCTTAAATTTAAGAATAAAGAGGAGGAGTTGACATATATTGTAGAACTATGTGATAAtatacaaaagaagaaattcgTTTCTCTGATTTCGCATTTGAGCTCTCTCTTGCTTATGTACTCCATTTGTTTAGTCGTTGGGAAGATTAATG ATTTATTTTCTATCCTAAAATGGACTTTCGCATTTTTACACATCTTCGCCACAGTCAACGTGGTGCTGTCCCTAATGCTGCACCAGACACACTACGTGGAGAGGTTTAAAACAATCAGGACGaagctttttatttcttacACGATTTCT GTACTCATCCTGTGGTGTTCGTGGCTATTCATTCTATTCAACGACGTCAAGGACCACTTACCAACAGTTGTAAATGTGAACAACTTCCTGTACGCTACCTATACCCACAACAAGATCAACATCGTCCTGTGCTTCTACGCGTATCTGCCAGTCTTGTATTTGATAACGATAATACCATGCAG AATCTGCTACTCCTGCGTTTTCGACGTCCTGTTCTTCACGATGAAGGTGGCAATTTATTCCGTGTACTACATCATAACGATGAAGAATTATGTCCTTACAGATAA CATTTTCATGATAGCCTCATCGCTGGTAGGAAGCATTTTCATATTCGTGATACGATACATCATTGAAATTCAAAGGAGACTTGCATTTAATAATTCGAACAAGCAGACGAAGCAAATTATTAAACTGAAGATAAACTTGAGGGAGGAGAAAGATAGATCGTCAGTGACCAACATCGAGGAAATCTATGACATAATCAAAGAT TCCATCGGAAATTACTACGATTCAAATGCACCCTCGAAAGAAAAGGATTATGCCATCGTGaacaacttaaaaaaaattttaaatattctCAAGGAGGACAACTTATTTTCGCCAGATTTGAGGACGATAAACAAGAAG AATTACAACCACATCTATGGCTACATGATggacattaaaaaaaataagcagcGATCTGGTTGTAGGGGTGAACCAAAGGAGCAGGACAACGAACAGCACACGGAAGATGGGATTAACGAAGGTGCGGAAGAATCTGAAACAGAATCGTTGGTAGAATCGATGTCCGATATGGGGAAAGAACAGGAGCCGGATTTGCTATCAAAAAAGTcgtcaaaaaaggaagagattAAACCAGACCAAGGCGACTTTGACATAAGCGTG CGCTCAGGAGACGTAACCGCGAGAATATGCAACaccaaatttttaaacaggGACACACCGAATGATAACATATTTACACAACTAGGAATGAACTTATTGACCAAATGCTACACCGATAAGCATAACGTGCCAAATGAAACCCTACGTTCGCTGCTTTGTGAGATGAAGGAAGGAtataacaacgttccttatCATAACTGTATTCATGCGGCCATG GTAGCAGAACACTGCAATATGCTCGTGAACAACCTAGACACAGCGAATATTCTTCGAGATAACGAAATGGCTGCCTTTCTGTTGGCCGCCTTAGGGCACGACATTGGCCACTTTGGGAGAACAAATCTCTTTCTCAAAAATTCgagcaattttttaagtgtaaTATATAACGATAAGTCCATTTTGGAGAACTACCACTGCTCCTATTTATTTCACATTCTttttaaggaacaaaataacattttcaaaaatgaaagcGCCAAAACTGTGCTCAATTTGAGGCAAGAAATTATACAAGTAATTCTCGCAACGGATATGAGCAAGCATATAAAAATCTTGGCTCAATTTCGCATAAAATCCATTAAAATTAGGtcatatatagaaaaaaatattatcctATGTTTGAAGATGATTATAAAAGCTGCTGATTTGTCTCACAATTGTGTTGACTGGAGTGAACATTATTTGTGGGTCAGAAGATTAGTAAATGAATTCTACTACGAAGGAGATGAACAGCTGCAAAAAGGCTATCAAATTAATCCTCTCTTTGATCGAAATTCGCACgataattttataaaaattcaGAGAACTTTCTTAAAAGAATTAGTTTTCCCTTTAATTACTTCTTTGAAAAGTTTGGATAGAACTTCCATCACACAATTTATGATGGATAAGGTTAAACGTAATTATtccaagtggaaaaaaattgaaaaaaatccttccaaaaggaaaaaatacttaaACGAACTGATAAGTAATATTCCAGATTCGTGGAAAAAGTTGTATCATCCCAATTTGGACATTTACcagttgcaaaaatgtacgtGA